The following proteins are encoded in a genomic region of Streptomyces sp. SLBN-31:
- a CDS encoding carbohydrate binding domain-containing protein gives MPRTALLVSAAVLAALLSPTVSQAADDPAPVPVDRFEGEVPFASQPAEGIFTWGGDSDDPPALQLTGRPDAPEGAKVLTGTYDISGYGGFTHDFAATEPGHDWSAHKGIRFWWDGQGNGKKIAFEIKDGGANGEASELWTTSFTDDFTGWKQIEIPFTDFQYRTDYQPVGGIDHVLGLTSMWGYALTLPVGVQGRFAMDDVELYGKADQSLRASVTADSAVHPVREGGTATVRFTVATTGSAPLDEPVTVTYETAATGTAEPGKDYTPVSGTLTFPAGTASGATRTVKVATLRDKSAGTAETIPLKLTVTGAKAPAENPQIVIDAHGLPYLDAKLPVKKRVADLLSRMSLAEKAGQMTQAERGAVGEGADVTGYDLGSLLSGGGSTPTPNTPAAWAKMIDAFQLRTQATRLQIPLVYGVDAVHGHNNLAGATIMPHNIGIGATRDPQLTQRTGEVTASEVRATGVPWDFAPCLCVSRDERWGRAYESFGEDPALVESMETIIQGLQGRADGRDLSRDDKVLATAKHFVGDGGTEYGSSTTGTYTIDQGVTKVTRQQLEAVHLAPYRTAVDRGVGTVMPSYSSLDVLGDGQGPVKMHARADMINGVLKGRMGFDGFVISDWNAIDQLPGDYPAHVRTAVNAGVDMMMVPYSYKDFTATLVDEVKAGRVSGKRIDDAVSRILTQKFRLGLFEHPYADTANASRIGSAAHRAVARQAAAESQVLLKNAHGVLPLRKNQKVYVAGSNADDLGNQTGGWTITWQGASGTHTKGTTILDAMRKDGDVTYSKDASAPTSGYDVGVVVVGETPYAEGVGDVGNGHDLQLSAADKAAVDKVCAAMRCAVLIVSGRPQLIGDRLGAIDALVASWLPGTEGDGVADVLYGKRPFTGQLPVTWPKSEAQLPINVGDASYDPQFPYGWGLTTLTKVPQGGAGTLRALAAAAALAERAGADKAGRALVAKARLIVQQKAGQNITQALAKPFADADHLSLTGRYGAAVQRLAAAWKAVD, from the coding sequence ATGCCAAGAACCGCCCTGCTCGTCTCCGCGGCAGTGCTCGCCGCACTGCTCTCGCCGACCGTGTCCCAGGCGGCCGACGACCCCGCACCCGTCCCCGTCGACCGCTTCGAGGGCGAGGTCCCCTTCGCCTCCCAGCCGGCCGAGGGCATCTTCACCTGGGGCGGCGACAGCGACGATCCGCCCGCTCTGCAGCTGACCGGCAGACCCGACGCCCCCGAGGGCGCCAAGGTCCTCACCGGCACCTACGACATCAGCGGCTACGGCGGCTTCACGCACGACTTCGCCGCCACCGAGCCGGGCCACGACTGGTCCGCGCACAAGGGCATCCGCTTCTGGTGGGACGGCCAGGGCAACGGCAAGAAGATCGCCTTCGAGATCAAGGACGGCGGCGCGAACGGTGAGGCCTCCGAACTGTGGACGACGTCCTTCACCGACGACTTCACCGGCTGGAAGCAGATCGAGATCCCGTTCACCGACTTCCAGTACCGCACGGACTACCAGCCCGTCGGCGGCATCGACCACGTCCTCGGGCTGACCTCGATGTGGGGCTACGCCCTCACCCTCCCGGTCGGCGTCCAGGGCCGGTTCGCCATGGACGACGTGGAGCTGTACGGCAAGGCCGACCAGTCGCTGCGCGCCTCGGTCACCGCCGACTCCGCCGTCCACCCGGTGCGCGAAGGCGGCACGGCCACCGTCCGGTTCACCGTCGCCACCACGGGCTCCGCCCCGCTGGACGAGCCCGTCACCGTCACCTACGAGACGGCCGCGACGGGCACCGCCGAGCCCGGCAAGGACTACACCCCGGTCTCCGGCACCCTCACCTTCCCCGCGGGCACCGCCTCCGGCGCGACGCGGACCGTCAAGGTGGCCACCCTGCGCGACAAGTCCGCCGGGACCGCCGAGACGATCCCGCTCAAGCTCACGGTCACCGGCGCCAAGGCCCCGGCGGAGAACCCGCAGATCGTCATCGACGCGCACGGACTGCCGTATCTCGACGCCAAGTTGCCCGTGAAGAAGCGCGTCGCCGACCTCCTCTCCCGCATGTCCTTGGCGGAGAAGGCCGGGCAGATGACCCAGGCCGAGCGCGGCGCGGTGGGTGAGGGCGCCGACGTCACCGGCTACGACCTCGGCTCACTGCTCTCCGGCGGCGGATCGACCCCCACGCCCAACACCCCCGCGGCCTGGGCGAAGATGATCGACGCCTTCCAGCTCCGGACGCAGGCCACCCGCCTGCAGATCCCCCTGGTCTACGGCGTCGACGCCGTGCACGGCCACAACAACCTGGCCGGCGCCACGATCATGCCGCACAACATCGGCATCGGCGCCACCCGAGATCCCCAACTCACCCAGCGGACCGGCGAGGTGACGGCCAGTGAGGTCCGTGCCACCGGCGTCCCCTGGGACTTCGCCCCCTGCCTGTGCGTCTCCCGCGACGAACGCTGGGGCCGCGCCTACGAGTCCTTCGGCGAGGACCCCGCCCTCGTGGAGTCCATGGAGACGATCATCCAGGGCCTCCAGGGGCGCGCGGACGGCAGGGACCTGAGCCGCGACGACAAGGTTCTCGCCACGGCGAAGCACTTCGTCGGCGACGGCGGCACCGAGTACGGCTCCTCGACCACCGGCACGTACACCATCGACCAGGGCGTCACCAAGGTCACCCGGCAGCAGCTGGAGGCCGTCCACCTGGCGCCGTACCGGACGGCCGTCGACCGCGGTGTCGGCACGGTCATGCCGTCCTACTCCTCGCTGGACGTCCTCGGCGACGGACAGGGCCCGGTGAAGATGCACGCCCGCGCCGACATGATCAACGGCGTGCTCAAGGGCCGTATGGGCTTCGACGGGTTCGTCATCAGCGACTGGAACGCCATCGACCAGCTCCCCGGCGACTACCCGGCGCACGTCCGCACCGCGGTGAACGCGGGCGTCGACATGATGATGGTGCCGTACTCCTACAAGGACTTCACCGCCACCCTCGTCGACGAGGTGAAGGCCGGCCGGGTGAGCGGGAAGCGGATCGACGACGCCGTGTCGCGCATCCTCACCCAGAAGTTCCGGCTCGGACTCTTCGAGCACCCCTACGCCGACACCGCCAACGCCTCCCGGATCGGCTCCGCCGCACACCGGGCCGTGGCCCGGCAGGCGGCCGCCGAGTCGCAGGTGCTGCTGAAGAACGCGCACGGCGTGCTGCCGCTGAGGAAGAACCAGAAGGTCTACGTCGCCGGGTCCAACGCCGACGACCTAGGCAACCAGACCGGCGGCTGGACCATCACCTGGCAGGGCGCGTCCGGCACCCACACCAAGGGCACCACCATCCTCGACGCGATGCGCAAGGACGGGGACGTCACCTACTCCAAGGACGCCTCCGCGCCCACCTCCGGCTACGACGTCGGCGTGGTCGTCGTCGGTGAGACGCCCTATGCCGAGGGTGTCGGAGACGTCGGCAACGGCCACGACCTCCAGCTCTCCGCCGCCGACAAGGCCGCCGTCGACAAGGTGTGCGCCGCCATGAGGTGCGCGGTGCTGATCGTCTCCGGGCGCCCCCAGCTGATCGGCGACCGGCTCGGCGCCATCGACGCCCTGGTGGCGTCCTGGCTGCCCGGCACCGAGGGCGACGGCGTCGCCGACGTGCTCTACGGCAAGCGGCCCTTCACCGGCCAACTGCCCGTCACCTGGCCGAAGTCGGAGGCCCAGCTGCCGATCAACGTCGGTGACGCCTCCTACGATCCGCAGTTTCCCTACGGCTGGGGCCTGACCACCCTGACCAAGGTGCCGCAGGGCGGCGCGGGCACCCTCAGGGCCCTCGCGGCGGCAGCGGCCCTCGCCGAGCGGGCCGGCGCGGACAAGGCCGGCCGGGCACTGGTGGCCAAGGCCCGGCTGATCGTCCAGCAGAAGGCGGGCCAGAACATCACGCAGGCGCTCGCGAAACCCTTCGCCGACGCCGACCACCTCTCGCTCACCGGGCGCTATGGGGCGGCCGTCCAGCGCCTGGCGGCGGCCTGGAAGGCGGTGGACTGA
- a CDS encoding MarR family winged helix-turn-helix transcriptional regulator produces MLSKLGDGSLSPNQLSVLGLLYRHGPSTPGEVAAAERQRPQSLTRVFAELEAEGLIVREPGATDRRRSVLSLTEDGRRALEHDMAERDAWLAVALETLSETERGVLALAAGVMERLANAEVPLPEDG; encoded by the coding sequence ATTCTGTCCAAGCTGGGCGACGGAAGCCTCAGTCCCAACCAGCTGTCGGTTCTCGGGCTTCTGTACCGGCACGGGCCGTCCACGCCCGGTGAGGTCGCGGCGGCCGAGCGGCAGCGGCCGCAGTCGCTGACCCGGGTCTTCGCGGAGCTGGAGGCGGAGGGCCTGATCGTCCGCGAGCCCGGTGCGACGGACCGGCGGCGGTCCGTGCTCTCGCTGACCGAGGACGGGCGCCGGGCCCTGGAACACGACATGGCCGAGCGTGACGCGTGGCTGGCAGTGGCGCTGGAGACGCTGAGCGAGACCGAGCGGGGGGTGCTGGCGCTGGCGGCGGGGGTGATGGAACGGCTGGCGAACGCCGAGGTCCCGCTGCCGGAAGACGGCTGA
- a CDS encoding YdeI family protein — MTPSDDAESRAFASAAALDAWLAARPAPHPGLWVKVAKKGSGIVSVNWAEVNDVALCHGWITGQRKALDASYFLQRITPRRPGSLWSMVNVRRVAELTEAGRMRPAGLAEVAAARADGRWAAAYASQREAEVPDDLEAALAGDPRARAAFDGLGRTDRYQVILALLTARTPKGRAARLAAAVARLGREAPPLRT, encoded by the coding sequence ATGACCCCGAGCGACGACGCCGAATCCCGTGCCTTCGCCTCCGCCGCCGCCCTCGACGCCTGGCTGGCCGCCCGCCCCGCCCCGCATCCCGGCCTGTGGGTGAAGGTCGCCAAGAAGGGCTCGGGGATCGTCTCCGTGAACTGGGCGGAGGTGAACGACGTCGCCCTGTGCCACGGCTGGATCACCGGGCAGCGCAAGGCGCTCGACGCCTCGTACTTCCTGCAGAGGATCACCCCGCGCAGGCCGGGGAGCCTGTGGTCGATGGTCAACGTGCGGCGCGTGGCGGAGCTGACCGAGGCCGGCCGGATGCGGCCGGCGGGGCTCGCCGAGGTGGCGGCCGCGCGGGCGGACGGACGGTGGGCCGCAGCGTACGCCTCCCAGCGGGAGGCCGAGGTGCCGGACGACCTCGAGGCGGCGCTGGCAGGCGACCCGCGGGCCAGGGCCGCCTTCGACGGCCTCGGGCGGACCGACCGCTACCAGGTGATCCTCGCGCTGCTCACGGCCCGTACCCCGAAGGGACGGGCGGCCCGGCTGGCGGCCGCCGTCGCCCGGCTCGGCCGGGAGGCTCCGCCCCTGCGCACCTGA